A single genomic interval of Armigeres subalbatus isolate Guangzhou_Male chromosome 1, GZ_Asu_2, whole genome shotgun sequence harbors:
- the LOC134206675 gene encoding serine protease persephone-like isoform X2, whose translation MPKDCPWIQPNVIQKKLVSIRSIPRCGYTLHDVLICCPNEDSGSGIITSTTQSTGRRATKACENFSRGSTHIAQHIIEGKEAAEGEIPFIAALGYKSTEPDKPYNFRCGASWISKSFLLTAAHCLRDRPIVARMGTINLSSSSDSNIQDSELKKLYPHPDYKSKSKYHDIALIELVSPFKYDDNVNRICLYTDPNDLVVDHVLTTSGWGWIDTDQSQSSILLKVELNTEPLKQCAQQYASEVGTLGGRLASGVTERQYCAIGKLQSSGKRGDACIGDSGGPLHYKNETADRFFLVGITSFGLGCGWRAGIYTRVASYLDWIEDIVWPDDASLLDD comes from the exons ATGCCCAAGGATTGCCCCTGGATACAGCCGAATGTAATTCAGAAGAAACTAGTTTCAATCCGTTCTATTCCAAGGTGTGGTTACACACTCCATGATGTTCTGATTTGTTGCCCAAACGAGGATTCTGGCAG tGGAATCATTACCAGCACAACACAGAGTACGGGAAGGAGGGCCACCAAGGCATGCGAGAACTTCTCACGGGGCTCCACGCATATCGCACAACACATCATAGAGGGTAAGGAGGCCGCCGAAGGTGAAATACCATTCATAGCTGCCTTGGGGTACAAATCAACGGAACCGGATAAACCGTACAACTTCCGCTGTGGAGCTAGCTGGATTTCAAAAAGCTTCCTGCTGACGGCAGCCCATTGTTTGAGAGATCGGCCAATCGTTGCCCGAATGGGTACGATCAACTTGTCCTCATCCAGTGACTCAAACATCCAGGACTCTGAATTAAAG AAATTGTACCCGCATCCTGATTACAAATCGAAAAGTAAATATCATGACATCGCATTGATTGAGTTGGTTAGTCCGTTCAAGTACGATGATAATGTCAACAGGATTTGCTTGTACACTGACCCAAATGATCTAGTAGTGGACCACGTTCTGACCACATCCGGTTGGGGATGGATAGATA ctgatcagtcgCAGTCCAGCATACTTCTTAAAGTCGAGCTTAACACAGAACCTTTGAAGCAATGTGCACAGCAATATGCAAGCGAGGTGGGCACCTTAGGCGGTAGATTAGCTTCCGGTGTTACCGAACGACAGTACTGTGCTATTGGAAAACTTCAATCTTCCGGTAAACGAGGTGATGCATGCATTGGAGACTCGGGAGGTCCTTTGCATTATAAGAATGAAACGGCCGATCGCTTCTTCCTGGTTGGAATCACCTCTTTTGGTCTAGGATGTGGCTGGAGGGCGGGAATCTACACCCGGGTAGCGTCCTACCTGGATTGGATTGAAGATATCGTGTGGCCGGACGACGCATCTCTCCTTGACGATTAA
- the LOC134206675 gene encoding serine protease persephone-like isoform X1 has translation MHSIYSVKLSAVAVLIHGLMLFSNLIGISGQTSAELYEDDNCKSVDNLPGTCKMPKDCPWIQPNVIQKKLVSIRSIPRCGYTLHDVLICCPNEDSGSGIITSTTQSTGRRATKACENFSRGSTHIAQHIIEGKEAAEGEIPFIAALGYKSTEPDKPYNFRCGASWISKSFLLTAAHCLRDRPIVARMGTINLSSSSDSNIQDSELKKLYPHPDYKSKSKYHDIALIELVSPFKYDDNVNRICLYTDPNDLVVDHVLTTSGWGWIDTDQSQSSILLKVELNTEPLKQCAQQYASEVGTLGGRLASGVTERQYCAIGKLQSSGKRGDACIGDSGGPLHYKNETADRFFLVGITSFGLGCGWRAGIYTRVASYLDWIEDIVWPDDASLLDD, from the exons ATGCATTCCATTTATTCTGTTAAATTGTCAGCAGTAGCTGTGTTGATTCATGGACTGATGTTGTTTTCCAATCTGATTGGAATTTCCGGTCAAACATCTGCGGAACTGTACG AGGACGACAATTGTAAGTCAGTAGATAACTTACCCGGCACCTGCAAAATGCCCAAGGATTGCCCCTGGATACAGCCGAATGTAATTCAGAAGAAACTAGTTTCAATCCGTTCTATTCCAAGGTGTGGTTACACACTCCATGATGTTCTGATTTGTTGCCCAAACGAGGATTCTGGCAG tGGAATCATTACCAGCACAACACAGAGTACGGGAAGGAGGGCCACCAAGGCATGCGAGAACTTCTCACGGGGCTCCACGCATATCGCACAACACATCATAGAGGGTAAGGAGGCCGCCGAAGGTGAAATACCATTCATAGCTGCCTTGGGGTACAAATCAACGGAACCGGATAAACCGTACAACTTCCGCTGTGGAGCTAGCTGGATTTCAAAAAGCTTCCTGCTGACGGCAGCCCATTGTTTGAGAGATCGGCCAATCGTTGCCCGAATGGGTACGATCAACTTGTCCTCATCCAGTGACTCAAACATCCAGGACTCTGAATTAAAG AAATTGTACCCGCATCCTGATTACAAATCGAAAAGTAAATATCATGACATCGCATTGATTGAGTTGGTTAGTCCGTTCAAGTACGATGATAATGTCAACAGGATTTGCTTGTACACTGACCCAAATGATCTAGTAGTGGACCACGTTCTGACCACATCCGGTTGGGGATGGATAGATA ctgatcagtcgCAGTCCAGCATACTTCTTAAAGTCGAGCTTAACACAGAACCTTTGAAGCAATGTGCACAGCAATATGCAAGCGAGGTGGGCACCTTAGGCGGTAGATTAGCTTCCGGTGTTACCGAACGACAGTACTGTGCTATTGGAAAACTTCAATCTTCCGGTAAACGAGGTGATGCATGCATTGGAGACTCGGGAGGTCCTTTGCATTATAAGAATGAAACGGCCGATCGCTTCTTCCTGGTTGGAATCACCTCTTTTGGTCTAGGATGTGGCTGGAGGGCGGGAATCTACACCCGGGTAGCGTCCTACCTGGATTGGATTGAAGATATCGTGTGGCCGGACGACGCATCTCTCCTTGACGATTAA